In Hippoglossus stenolepis isolate QCI-W04-F060 chromosome 20, HSTE1.2, whole genome shotgun sequence, the following are encoded in one genomic region:
- the LOC118099611 gene encoding trace amine-associated receptor 4-like: MEMDISFNQSNVFTEIHPCYKIDLFHVLRSNPSAVCVLFHVFLGSLSVVTVCGNLLVIIAIIYFKQLHTPTNSLILSLAVADLLVGVVVFPLTIEFSITFCLFYNDLFCKVRGTFDVSLCTSSILNLCCISIDRYYAVCQPLSYKTKINDHVVVTMILVSWGLSVLIGLSFIIAGINHGKCTEMCITDVVLANIMGLIFSFYLPVVVMLCIYMKIFSVAQRQARSIHNTTCQSTKSRAAVSKMERKATKTLAIVMGVFLLCWLPFFLCTTVRSFSHVYVPLPLIELLSWLALSNSMLNPFIYAFFYSWFRSAFRMIISGKVIQGDFTNSKLH; the protein is encoded by the coding sequence ATGGAAATGGATATCAGCTTTAACCAGTCTAATGTTTTTACTGAGATTCATCCCTGCTATAAGATAGATCTGTTTCATGTGCTGAGAAGCAATCCCTCTGCAGTATGTgtattgtttcatgtttttctggGCTCATTATCTGTTGTTACTGTTTGTGGAAACCTCCTTGTCATAATCGCCATCATTTACTTCAAACAGCTCCACACACCTACTaactctctcatcctctctctggCTGTGGCCGACCTGCTTGTCGGTGTTGTAGTATTTCCTCTCACCATTGAATTTTCTATaaccttttgtcttttctaCAATGACTTGTTTTGCAAAGTCCGTGGCACCTTCGATGTGTCGCTGTGCACATCCTCTATTCTGAACTTGTGTTGTATTTCTATTGACAGATACTACGCAGTGTGTCAGCCTCTGAGCTACAAAACTAAGATAAATGACCATGTTGTTGTGACCATGATCCTGGTGAGCTGGGGCCTGTCTGTCCTAATTGGGCTTAGCTTCATCATTGCAGGAATAAACCATGGAAAATGTACTGAAATGTGTATAACTGATGTTGTGTTGGCGAACATTATGGGacttattttctcattttaccTCCCAGTGGTTGTAATGCTCTGCATCTACATGAAGATTTTCAGTGTTGCACAGAGACAGGCGCGCAGCATCCACAACACAACGTGTCAGAGCACAAAGTCCAGAGCAGCTGTCAGTAAGATGGAGAGGAAGGCCACTAAAACTCTGGCTATTGTCATGggagtgtttttgttgtgttggcttcctttcttcctctgtacAACGGTTCGTTCCTTCAGTCACGTTTATGTGCCACTTCCTCTGATTGAACTACTTAGCTGGCTGGCTCTGTCTAATTCCATGTTAAATCCATTTATCTATGCATTCTTCTACAGCTGGTTCCGATCGGCTTTCAGAATGATCATTTCAGGAAAAGTGATTCAAGGTGATTTTACAAACTCAAAACTgcactga